A window of Roseobacter fucihabitans genomic DNA:
GGTGTCGCTGGCCGCTTTGAACGCGGTGTATACCTTTTGCGGATCATGGCCGCCCCGACGCAACGCCCAGATTTGATCGTCTGACCAGTCGGCAACCAGTGCCGCTGTTTCTGGATATTTGCCAAAGAAATGCTTGCGGATATAGGCGCCGTCCTTGGATTTGAACGTCTGGTAATCACCGTCAACGGTTTCATCCATCAATTGTTTCAATCGCCCGGTGGCGTCATTTTCCAGCAGATTATCCCAGCCTTTGCCCCACAAAAGCTTGATCACATTCCAGCCTGCACCGCGAAAATCGCCCTCAAGCTCTTGCACGATCTTGCCGTTTCCGCGCACGGGTCCATCGAGACGTTGCAGGTTGCAATTGACCACAAAGATCAGATTATCCAGCCCTTCGCGGGCCGCCAGGTCAATTGCGCCACGCGATTCTGGCTCGTCCATTTCACCGTCGCCGAGGAAAGCCCAGACCTTGCGATCGTCCATGTCGATATGGCCCCGGTTGTGCATGTATTTCATGAACCGCGCCTGATAGATCGCCATCAGCGGGCCAAGCCCCATCGAGACCGTCGGGAATTGCCAGTAATCCGGCATCAGCCAGGGGTGCGGATAGGATGACAACCCGCCACCATCGACCTCAGAGCGGAAGCTCTCCATCTGTTCCTGCGTCAGGCGCCCTTCCATGAAGGACCGCGCATAGATGCCCGGAATCACGTGACCCTGAAAGAACACCAGATCGCCACCGTGGATCGCTGATTTAGAGCGCCAGAAGTGGTTCAACCCGATGTCATACATGACCGCTGAGGAGGCAAATGAGGCGATGTGCCCCCCGTATTCACTGCTTTCCTTGTTGCGCTGCACAACTGTCGCCATCGCGTTCCAGCGGTTGATGGTCCGAATGCGCCATTCCATTTCCAGATCGCCAGGTATCTCAAGCTCATCGTCCGCAGGGATCGTATTCTGATAGGGTGTCGTGGCGGAAAACGGCAGTGTTGCTCCAGCGGCACGGGCCTGCTGCACAGCCTTATCCAGCAGATAATGGGCGCGGTTCGCCCCATCTTTTTCAATAACGTCCTGAACGGCCTCCTGCCATTCCTGCGATTCCAGGGGGTCTATATCGGTGTTTTGAATGATCATAGTTTCTTCCTCACACAAAGAATTGGGTGCCATTGGCGCGGAGTGTGGAGCTCTTGTTAAAGCCCGCATCATCAGACGCGCGCAAAGCCATGCAGCGCGCGATTTCTTCAGGTTCTCCCAAGCGAGCGGCAGGTATTTCCGCGATGATGCTCTCGCGGATTTTCTCGGGCACGACCAACACCATGTCGGTGCCAATGTCGCCAGAGCAGATCGCATTGGCTGTGGCATAAATTGGACCAACGCCCATGATCGACGGATCGAGGCCCGCCGTGGCGTAGGATGCGATGCGCGCAAGAGGTTCGATCCCACGTTTTTCTGCATCATCCGCATGCATCAACAGCCCTGCAGCGGCACCATCATTCAGCCCAGAAGCGTTCGCAGCGGTTACCGAGCCCTGCTTGGCAAAGGCAGGGCACCGTTTTTCAAGGGCACCGATAGTTGCCCCGTGGCGGTTATATTCGTCCTGCTCGACGACAATGTCGCCCTTGTGGGTCTTCACCGCAAAGGACGCAATTCCATCGTCAAACCTGCCCGCCTTTTGCGCCGCTTCGGCCTTGTTCTGTGACGCTACGGCAAAGGCGTCCTGATCTTCACGGCTGATCTGCCAATGGTTTGCAACGTTCTCTGCGGTCTGGCCCATGTGATAGCCATTAAAGGCATCCCACAACCCGTCCGAAATCATGGTATCGACCAGTTTCAAATCGCCCATCTGCTGGTCGGCACGCATGTTTTGCGCATTGGGAGACAATATCATGTTTTCCTGACCCCCGGCGGCTACGACCTGGGCATCACCCAGCTGGATATGCTGGGCATCCAAGGCAACGGCGCACAGGCCCAAGCCGCAGACCTGATTGATCGAGCATGCGGAACTTTCTTGCGGCAACCCTGCTTTGATATGGGCCTGACGGGCCGGGTTTTGCCCTTGGGCAGCGGTCAAGATCTGACCCAGAATGGTCTCGGATACCTTGCTATTTTCGATCCCCGCGCGCGCCACCACGGCCTCCAGAACGGCCGCACCCAGATCATGCGCCGGCGTCGTGGCAAACCCGCCCCCAAAGGAGCCCACGGCGGTTCGGGCGGCGGATGCGATTACAACATGTGTCATGGGACGTGCCTTTCTGGCCTGTAGGTCAGGCATAGTTCTTTTTCTTGGACATTTTGCCGATGCCCGGATTCATCGAATTTGTTGGATCAACCGATTTATAGAACGCCGCCAGATCGGGCTTGGCCTTATACAGATGCCCGACGTTGTGTTCAGCCGGGTATTCGGCACCGCGTTTTTCCAGCAGATCCAGCATCTGCGCCTTGATCGCTTTGACGTCCGCGCCTTTGCGCAGGATGTAATCCTGATGCAGGACGTGGCACATGAAATGCCCGTAGTAGAGACGGTGGACGATTTGATCACCAATCTTAGCGGGCAGCTTTTCAAACCAGTCGCGATCGTTTCGTCTCAGCGCGATATCGAGCGCAAGAATGTCCTCGACGTCCTGCGCGTGCACGTTCTGATACCGAATGGCCGCACCTGCGGCTGCAAAACGATGAAGCCCCGCCAGTTTGCCTTCGCGCTGGGTGCAGGCAAAAAAATCCGCCTCGCTGTCAGCAAAGGCGCTGTGCAGGAAGGCATCGGTTTCAGCAATGCCGCCGTCTCGTGTTTTGATGATCAGGTGATGTTCAAACCGATCCCGGAATGCCATCATCTTATCGGGCAGAATTTTGGGCCAAGCACCACTCAGCACCTGCATGAATTTATCGGTAAATCCGCGCAACAGAGGGATTTTATTCAGTCGCGCATCCACAGCCCCCTTGATCGCAAAGAACATCGGCAAACGCGCGGTGCCCAGCTTGTCGATCATGACCATCGTATCTTTGCCGTATTTGGTTGTGATATCGAATACATCGCGGTGCATATATTCAGCGCTGACAGGCAGCGTCTCAAATTCGGCCAGCATGTGGCGGCGTAACATTGTCAGATCGGCGGGATCGTTGGTGCCGACATAAAACACCTGTTCGCGATCATTCTTGGGGTAGGTATCAAGGCGCACGGCGAAAACCGCAAGTTTACCCGCGCAGCCCGCAGTCTCGTGCAGACAACGCGTGTCACTGTTAAAGCGCGCAGGCGTATCCGCCTCAACCGCCCGCACAATCCGCGTGTAATCCGTATCAGAGGCCTTTTTATTGCTGTCCTCGAAATCCGCGTCGCTAAATCTTCCCGCCTGAACACGGCGCAGGATGTCTTCGGGATCGTCGCCCAAGGACAGCCCGAGATGATTAACGAGGCGCAATGCACCTGTCGCGTCAATCTGCGCAAAGAGCGACAGTTCCGTGTAAGAGGGCCCGCGTTCAATCAAAGAGCCGCCCGAATTATTGCACACGCCCCCCACAACGGATGCGCCGATACAGGAGGACCCAATCACGGAATGAGGCTGCCGTCCCAGCGGGTCGAGCAGCTTTTCCAGTGCAAACAAGGTGGACCCCGGAAGGGCGAGCACCTGCGCCCCCCCTTTGAGCAAATGCAGCCCATCCATGCGCCGCGTGTTGATCAGCACCACATCGCGCTCATAGCTGCCGCTGGGCGTACTCCCTTCGGTCAGCCCCGTATTGGCGGCCTGCATGATGATGATCTTATCCGCCGCCACACAGGTTTGCAGAACACGCCATTGCTCCACCAGATCGCCCGGCTGCACCACGCATAGCGCATCCCCCTGCCCCGAACGCCATCCCTTGCGGAAACGTTCTGTTTTCTTTTGCCCGGTCAGCACGTGTCGTTTGCCGACAATCTGACGCAGGCTGTTTAGAATGTCATGATCGGTGATTGTCTTTCCTCCCGGTTTCGTCTGGGGCACTTGCGTTGAGCGTGGCACCCGCGGGATCAGCCTCCCAAAGCGCAATTCGGTCTACGGGTTGATTTCCATGAGAAAGAGGTAAATATTGTTGACCATGGCTGTCGGCCCAACCCTGTAAAACAACGGTAAATTTATGCCCAAAACTGCAATACTCGATCCGGTCGACCACGACTCCGTGTCTGAAGCGGTGATTGCCCAGATCGAAGATGTCATCATCGCCGGCGTCCTCAAGAGCGGACAAAAACTCCCCTCTGAACGCGAGCTTGCCCAGCAGACGGGCGTCTCCCGACCAAAGATCCGGGCCGCGATCCAGACGCTCGAAGATCGTGGGCTGTTGACGGTCAAGCACGGAGAGGGGACGTTCGTTGCTTCGCTGACCGGCACGGCCTTGTCGCCCGCCATGATCGATCTTTTTGCGCGCCGCCCCCAGGCGTTTGGCGACTACCTTGAATTTCGCAGAGAGGTCGAAGGTTTCGCAGCCTTCACCGCCGCGCAACGTGCAACCACCGAGGACCTTGCTATCATTCAACAAATTCTGGATGAAATGGCGGATGCCACTGTCGCTTTCGACGCCGCGCATGAATTGAAGCTTGATGTCCAGTTTCATGGGGCGGTCGTGGATGCCACACATAACGCGATGCTGGTGCACACGATGGCGTCGATCTACGAGCTTCTGGCGCGCGGGGTGTTTCTGGGTCGTAACATGGAATATCTCGACACCACCCGCCGCGCCGTTCTTTTGGAGCAGCACCAGGCGATTGGGCTTGCGATTTTGGACCGCGATGCCCAGGCGGCGGCGGCGGCAGCCGAAGAGCATATCAATTTTGTCGAACTTTCTTACCGGGAAGCGAACAGCCTGGAACGGCGCACAGATATGGCGCGCAAACGAAGAAGCCTGTTTACCACCCAGCGACCGATGAAAACGCGATCGCGCCCGCCGTCCTGAGGCCCGCCCGATCAACGCGCCGCACACCGCATCCGCGGCGTGACGAGAGTCACTCAATGTCCTCATCGTCTGTACCTCCCCGCACAAGTTGTGAGTTTGGGCAGCATTTGTGATTGTGGCGTTCGAGTCTCTGATCATAATCAGAAAAAACTCATTAAAACATTTTGCATTTAATCTGAGGCGTATCCGGCAGCTTTGAGGAGGTTCCGGCATTCGCTTGGATCAAACAGATCACAAATGTCGCCGAGGGCCTGGAAGTTTGTATCAAACGTTTTTGGCCCGATCCGTCTCAGATGGGCTTTGAGCTTTGAGAAAGCCATCTCGATCATTGGCCGTCAGGGTATTGCGCAGCAATGTCCCGAGAAGCAATAAAGTGTGGCTCCTGGCGCATGCGCGGCTGGCGGTGGTTGATCCACCCCCGCCTTGCCCTGCGCAGGGCAGGCCGATTACGTTCCCGTGCGATAAGTCCTTTTTTCATATAAGAACCCGGCGCGTACCAAGGCGCGGTGAATTGATGAGAGGTGAACAGATACGCCAGACGTGTCTTCCAGCGCGCCGGATAGTTCATGCAATGTTATGTCTGGTTCGGCACGGATAACCCCGATTAAGAAATCCTTATACGGTGCCAGCTGGCCAAATCGGCCCACCGGCCTGCCCTGTGGTCTGGGCGTGACGTCGCGCCGCTCTCGTTTGTCCGCAGCATAACGCACCCCCGTTGCCGCACTGACACCAAAAATACGCCCTGCTGCACGACAAAAGATCCCAGCAGCAACATACCCGCAAATCCGGTGCCGAAGATCTAAAGAAAGAGGTTTGCCCATCATCCACCTCCACACTGAAAATGAAGCAGACAAAGACTCCTTTGGGAAACACAAATCAATTCAGATTAAACGCAAACCGCTTTAAGGTTCTGGACGCTATCTCGCCGTCAGCAAAAAATGTGAGGCGGCACCGGGAAAACCACACTGTTACTCAGCCGCAATAGATCCGCCGTTGCTCAAATGCGCCAGGGAATGCCAATCCCTGACAACAACGCGGCTTGGCGATAGCAGGCTTATGTAGCCATCAGATTTCAGGCGTGTGAATTGGCGGCTGACGGTCTCGCTTTCCAACCCGATGTAGTCACCGATCTCGCCGCGCGATATTGGTATGCGGATTTCGCCGCTTGCGTCATTCACCCCCATTCCCCGATCGTTTAATTCAATCAGCAGTGATGCCAGCCGTTCGATCGGCGATTTGCGACCAAGGGTGACAAGATGCGCCAGTGCCCAACCGATCTCTCTATTCGCGTGGGAACTCATATCAATATTGAATTGACGACTTTCCAGACGGAGCTTTTCGGTTTTTTCAGCACCCAAAACCAAGAGCGCCGCATCTTCTACAACTTCAACTCTGGCAAACCATGGTTCCGCCTGCGTCAGAAGGGTGATGAATTCACCCGGAAACCTAAGGCCCACGATCTGGGTCCGACCGTCGCGAAACGACGTTGATAATTTCACCATGCCATTCAGGACCGCAATGAGTCCTTGCTGCGCCGAACCCTCGTTGGCGATGATGCTATGCTTGTTTGCGCGCTTTATGTAAGCGCCCTCGGCGCAGAGTAATGCGTTCAGCGAGCCGCCAAGTATCGCCCCATTCAGCGTCCCGGTGAAAATCCCAGGATCAACGCCGACATCGGCCTCTGTTTGCTGAAGCTTGTGCGGATATCTGTCATTCACGGTGTCAGGCTCGCTTTTTGACCACACCCACATGCGGCACTATTATTTACCACCTAACCACCCACCTCCCTTAGATTAACAGTTGGTTCAGTAGAGGCGCTTGTTTAGAACTCAAATTTATAACTTAGTGGTAAACATTATTTACCTCTAAAGTCAATCATTTTATGCCGCGCCGCAGCAATTCAATGCGCATTGCTTGATCTTGTTAAGAAAACTTTTTGTGATCAGCGCGTCCAAACCAAAAATGCGCAGGTATATGCGTCAAGACAGGATCACGCTTACGAATCAAATTTCATCGGACCGCAGGCGCTTTCATCGTGCTCCATAAGCCGTCAGTGACGTGACCCAGATTTGCCGGATCGACGAACCTGACGCGCATCCCATAAGCCCGTTGCTCAGTGCGCGCCGTACTCCACGCTCACGGAACTCACCTTCGCGCTCACGACCCGTCTTTCATTACCTTCGGTGTAGCAAACGCAATCAATGGAGCGACATCAAAACATGCCAGGTCCACGTCACCTCAAGCCACTCTGCCCGGCACAGTTCGCGTGAAAGAAATTGTAAAATTAGAAAAGCTACTTTAGGTTGCAAACGTGGGCTATGGAGTAGAGACGATGAAAAAAATTGACAGAAAAGCCTTTTTCGACACCATCCGGCAGAAACTATTTGGCGGAACCCTGAGCACAACTCAGGTT
This region includes:
- the dld gene encoding D-lactate dehydrogenase: MTDHDILNSLRQIVGKRHVLTGQKKTERFRKGWRSGQGDALCVVQPGDLVEQWRVLQTCVAADKIIIMQAANTGLTEGSTPSGSYERDVVLINTRRMDGLHLLKGGAQVLALPGSTLFALEKLLDPLGRQPHSVIGSSCIGASVVGGVCNNSGGSLIERGPSYTELSLFAQIDATGALRLVNHLGLSLGDDPEDILRRVQAGRFSDADFEDSNKKASDTDYTRIVRAVEADTPARFNSDTRCLHETAGCAGKLAVFAVRLDTYPKNDREQVFYVGTNDPADLTMLRRHMLAEFETLPVSAEYMHRDVFDITTKYGKDTMVMIDKLGTARLPMFFAIKGAVDARLNKIPLLRGFTDKFMQVLSGAWPKILPDKMMAFRDRFEHHLIIKTRDGGIAETDAFLHSAFADSEADFFACTQREGKLAGLHRFAAAGAAIRYQNVHAQDVEDILALDIALRRNDRDWFEKLPAKIGDQIVHRLYYGHFMCHVLHQDYILRKGADVKAIKAQMLDLLEKRGAEYPAEHNVGHLYKAKPDLAAFYKSVDPTNSMNPGIGKMSKKKNYA
- a CDS encoding FadR/GntR family transcriptional regulator, which produces MPKTAILDPVDHDSVSEAVIAQIEDVIIAGVLKSGQKLPSERELAQQTGVSRPKIRAAIQTLEDRGLLTVKHGEGTFVASLTGTALSPAMIDLFARRPQAFGDYLEFRREVEGFAAFTAAQRATTEDLAIIQQILDEMADATVAFDAAHELKLDVQFHGAVVDATHNAMLVHTMASIYELLARGVFLGRNMEYLDTTRRAVLLEQHQAIGLAILDRDAQAAAAAAEEHINFVELSYREANSLERRTDMARKRRSLFTTQRPMKTRSRPPS
- a CDS encoding Crp/Fnr family transcriptional regulator, which gives rise to MNDRYPHKLQQTEADVGVDPGIFTGTLNGAILGGSLNALLCAEGAYIKRANKHSIIANEGSAQQGLIAVLNGMVKLSTSFRDGRTQIVGLRFPGEFITLLTQAEPWFARVEVVEDAALLVLGAEKTEKLRLESRQFNIDMSSHANREIGWALAHLVTLGRKSPIERLASLLIELNDRGMGVNDASGEIRIPISRGEIGDYIGLESETVSRQFTRLKSDGYISLLSPSRVVVRDWHSLAHLSNGGSIAAE